Proteins from one Sarcophilus harrisii chromosome 2, mSarHar1.11, whole genome shotgun sequence genomic window:
- the LOC100917912 gene encoding olfactory receptor 5V1-like encodes MATHNYTSVTEFVFLGLTNRLDMQPVIFAVIFIMYLITVVGNSLIITVTWIDPKLKTPMYFLLSQLSTVDICFTTITVPQLLIHTFSKNKTISFTQCMTQVFFFVATGNMEGYLLAAMAYDRYVAICNPLRYGVIMTQKLCICVVLVSWFLMFLNSLLHTILVSRLHFCNNHILHFFCDVPPLMQLSCSRPIINELVLLTEGATVTLSPFVFILASYVCIVVTVLGLRSTAGLRKAVSTCGSHIVVVTLFYGTVIRLYFQPVSNYTLDRDRQVAVFYTVVTPMLNPIIYSLRNKEVKGALQRTLSKIFQ; translated from the coding sequence ATGGCCACCCATAATTACACTTCAGTGactgaatttgttttcttgggTTTGACTAACCGACTGGATATGCAACCAGTCATCTTTGCAGTCATCTTTATAATGTATCTAATTACAGTAGTGGGTAATTCCTTGATCATTACTGTAACCTGGATAGACCCCAAGCTCAAAACTCCTATGTACTTCCTCTTGAGTCAGCTCTCCACTGTTGACATCTGTTTCACCACCATCACTGTCCCCCAACTGCTGATTCACACCTTCTCCAAGAACAAGACTATCTCTTTTACTCAGTGTATGACTCAGGTCTTTTTCTTTGTAGCTACAGGTAACATGGAAGGTTACCTATTGGCAGCTATGGCCTATGACCGTTATGTGGCTATTTGTAATCCTTTGCGTTATGGGGTCATCATGACCCAGAAATTATGTATTTGTGTAGTCCTGGTATCTTGGTTTCTCATGTTCTTGAATTCTCTTTTACATACCATCCTTGTCTCAAGACTTCATTTTTGTAATAATCACATTTTACACTTTTTCTGTGATGTCCCTCCCCTGATGCAACTCTCCTGCTCCCGCCCTATCATTAATGAACTGGTGCTTCTAACAGAAGGGGCTACAGTGACTCTCTCTCCATTTGTCTTTATTCTGGCCTCTTATGTCTGCATTGTTGTCACTGTGCTTGGTCTACGTTCAACTGCAGGTTTACGCAAAGCTGTCTCCACGTGTGGCTCTCACATTGTGGTTGTGACATTATTCTATGGAACTGTTATCCGGCTTTACTTCCAACCAGTCAGTAACTATACCCTGGACCGGGATCGACAGGTAGCAGTCTTCTATACAGTGGTTACTCCTATGCTGAACCCTATCATCTATAGCCTGAGGAATAAAGAGGTGAAAGGTGCTCTCCAGAGAACTCTGAGCAAGATCTTCCAGTAA